The following are encoded in a window of Fusarium oxysporum f. sp. lycopersici 4287 chromosome 5, whole genome shotgun sequence genomic DNA:
- a CDS encoding hypothetical protein (At least one base has a quality score < 10): MRYSTAAAALLASGAMATEVSKVYETKRVTITSCGPEVTNCPARSTVTSNTVYPVPPQVTSAEQGSETTEEVPEVPETTEAPELPLTTSTIYSTNIRTITSCGPEVPDCPARSGTPVVVTETIAVSTTICPVEPTGGSEKPGKPEQPGKPEKPSQPGYEQPPAPPAETKPVETQPGYEQPPAPPAETKPAQPSQPGYEQPPAPPAETKPAQPEHPGKPGKPVVPGQPQNPGNGTVPHPPVYPNPPATQSGEKPVVPPTPVPVPSNPGNPEQCVPSQSVTAITKEYTTVLTSVEYSTIQVPCPTGTTPGNPGNPGQPGQREAPTGPAVPPPASTTIGGGNQTVPTPPAVTAGAATFAGSAFFAAVAGLAAFILV; this comes from the exons ATGCGTTACTCTACTGCCGCCGCTGCTCTCTTGGCCTCTGGTGCCATGGCCACCGAGGTCTCCAAGGTCTACGAGACCAAGCGAGTTACCATCACCTCTTGCGGTCCTGAGGTCACCAACTGCCCTGCTCGATCTACTGTCACCAGCAACACCGTTTACCCTGTCCCTCCCCAGGTCACCTCTGCCGAGCAGGGCAGCGAGACCACCGAGGAGGTCCCTGAGGTTCCCGAGACCACCGAGGCTCCTGAGCTTCCCTTGACCACCTCTACCATCTACTCTACCAACATCAGGACTATCACCTCTTGCGGTCCCGAGGTTCCTGACTGCCCCGCCCGATCTGGTACTCCCGTCGTTGTCACCGAGACCATTGCTGTCTCCACCACCATCTGCCCTGTTGAGCCTACCGGTGGTAGCGAGAAGCCTGGAAAGCCTGAGCAGCCCGGCAAGCCTGAGAAGCCTAGCCAGCCCGGTTACGAGCAGCCTCCCGCTCCTCCTGCTGAGACCAAGCCCGTTGAGACTCAGCCCGGCTACGAGCAGCCTCCTGCCCCTCCCGCTGAGACCAAGCCTGCTCAGCCTAGCCAGCCCGGTTACGAGCAGCCTCCCGCTCCTCCAGCCGAGACCAAGCCTGCTCAGCCTGAGCACCCCGGCAAGCCTGGCAAGCCCGTTGTCCCCGGACAGCCCCAGAACCCCGGTAACGGCACCGTCCCTCACCCTCCCGTCTACCCCAACCCTCCCGCTACGCAGAGTGGTGAGAAGCCCGTTGTTCCTCCCACTCCTGTCCCCGTCCCCAGCAACCCCGGCAACCCTGAGCAGTGCGTTCCCTCTCAGTCTGTGACTGCTATCACCAAGGAGTACACCACTGTCCTCACCAGCGTTGAGTACTCTACCATCCAGGTTCCTTGCCCTACTGGCACCACTCCCGGGAACCCTGGTAACCCCGGCCAGCCTGGCCAGCGTGAGGCTCCTACCGGACCTGCTGTCCCCCCTCCTGCCAGCACCACCATTGGCGGTGGGAACCAGAC CGTTCCTACTCCTCCTGCCGTTACTGCTGGCGCTGCTACCTTCGCCGGCTCTGCTTTCTTCGCTGCCGTCGCTGGTCTCGCCGCTTTCATCCTGGTCTAA